AAGGATTTTTAGTGCGAGCGCAAGTACTCCACGCACTCTTTGACTTCCGCGAGGTTGTTCGCAAAATTGTCCTCGTACTCAATCATGAAGTAGCCGTCGTATTTCTGGCGGTCGAGTTCCGCCAAGAGCGCGGGCAGGTCGAGAACGCCCTTGCCGTATGGAACGGTCTTCGCTTTGAGGTCGTCGAACTTGCTCATGTCCTTGAAGTGGAGCATTGCGATTTTCCCCTCCAAAATCTTGTACGCCGCGACGCCCTGAATGCCCGAACGCGCGTAGTGCCCGTTGTCGGGGCATGCGTAGACGTTTTTATAGTCGCCGATTGCCGCGCGGGTGATGTTCGGGTTGAAGTAGGAGTTGCGCTTTACGATGTCGGAAGCGTGGTTGTGGAGAGCCATTTTCAGACCGTACTGCTGGCAGTATTTGTCCCATAGCCCGATTGTGCTGCCGACGGATTCCGTCAGAATCAGCGGAATGTCGAACTCTTTTGCGAATTCGCACATTTCCTTGATTTTCGCCTCTTCCGTGGGAGTGCGCACGCCGAAGCTTGCGATTTTTATGCCGTTGTCGGCAAGAAGCTTTTTCAGATACGCCTTCTGCTCGGCATTCATCTCGGGCCCCGTCTTGACCTTCGGGAATTTTGCGCTAAGCGCGGTGCTCGAAAGCCCGATTGCGTCCACCCCCATGTCTTTGAGAAGCGGAATAACCTCGTCGAGATTGCGCTTGTAGAACGTGAACATTGCCACGCCCACTTTGCGTTGCGGTTTTGTTTCCCCCTGCTTGCTCGGACAGCACCCGAACATAAGCAGAGCAGCCATCATGTATATCAATACTCTCTTCATACGTTTGAGATATTGAACCACCCCAGCCTAAAAAATCAAGCCTAAAGCAGGCTGCAGCCTGCACGGCGTCGGAACTTCGTTCCTTTCTGTGATAATGCGGCGCGGGTATACCCGCGCCTTTCCCCGTTTAGTCCGTATTGGCTTCGCCAATTACTGGCGTTGGGATTATTTTATGTTGGGAAGAAACGAATTAAAATAGACGCGCTTTGCGCGGATAAATAAAAAACGGAAAACCTAAAACAAAGGTTCTCCGCTAACTCATTAACTAAACTTTTATCCCAGTGCACCCTAAAAAACTTCGTGCGCCAGCACTCACTTATTAGGCGCGTCAAAATGCTTTCATAAGGGTGGCTTTCCTGTGCACGCAGGGCGCGTGGCGTACTTGACGTACGCGAGCGGTCTGCGGGTACAGGGAAACGCCCTTAGGGAAGTATTTTCACGCGCCGTCTCGCGCCGTATCTTAATGGTTGCGCAGATAGTTCAGACACTCCTTGACTTCCGCCAAGTTGTCTTCGAACTTTGTTTCGTACTCAATGATAAAGAAGCCCTTGTATCCCTGTCTGTCGAGCTCGGCGAGCATGCCCTTTGTGTCGAGAACGCCCTTGCCGTAGACGGCGGGTTTGTTCTTTGCGCAGATTTCGGACAAATCCTTGAAGTGGACAGACGAGATTTTACCTTCGTAGGTTTTGAGGGCGTCAATCGGGTTTATGCCCGCGCGCGCCATGTGCCCGACGTCGGGGTTCATCTTGACGAATTCATAGTCTTTCACGAGCGGGAAAATATACGCGGGGTTCCAATATTTGTTCGGGCCGTTGTGGTTGTGGATGCCCATTGTCACGCCGTACTTTTTGCCGACCTTTTCCCAAACGGGGAAAAGCCCTACGGGGCATTCGGTTAAAACGCGGTCGCAACCGAATTCCTTAACGAATTTGCAGAGGTCTTCGATTTCCTTTTCGTTGTTGGCGTACGCCACGCCGAAGCTTACGAGTTTGAGGTTCGCGTCTTTGAAGAGCTTTTTCATGAACGCCTTTTGCTCTTCGGTCATGTACTGGTTTGTGAGCACTCCGGGGAATTTGTCGCTGAGGCGCTGCTTGGGGTAGCACTCGACGCCGTCGAGACCCAAGTCTTTGACTTTATTGACGGCTTCCTCCAAGGTGAACTTGTTGAAAGTGTACATCTGCACCGCGACGTTGCGGTGTTTGGGTTGTTGTTCGGTTTTTTCGGACGACGCGCAGCCGAAAAGCAGCGTCGCCATTGCGAGTAAAGCGATAATTTTTTTCATACGGGTAGAAAAAATGGCGTCGGGACGCAACTCTTGCAAGGCAATTTTGTCGAAACTGAAAAAAAATGCTTCACAAAACTGGAAAAAATCGAAAGATTGGAATCTACTTTTAGCAATCCATATAACAACAAAAAAAGGCACAATGATGGACAGAAGACAATTCGCAAAGACGGCACTCGCGGCGGCGGCAACGGCAACATTCGCAAAGGGGGCGTTCGCGGCGGCGGACCCGAAGTCGATAGCATCGTCGACCGCGCCCTACAAATGCAAATTCTCGCCGAACCTCGGGCACTGCAAGGCGTCCACACAGGGGCTTTCGGAAGTCGACAAAATCAAGTTCTTCTACGACTGCGGCTTCCGCGGGCTCGAAGACAACGGCATGCCCAACCGCAAGGTCGAAATTCAGGAGGCGATGGCGAAGCAGATGTCGAAGCTCGGCATGGAAATGGGCGTATTCGTCGCGCACGCCGAATGGAAAAACGCGTCGATGACGGGCAACAGGCTCGACCTTAGCAAACGCGTTGTAGACAAAAAGGCATGCCGCGCCTACTGGAAGGAAAAAATGGAAAAAGCTGTGGAAGTCGGCAAGCGCGTCAACGCGAAATGGTGCACGGTTGTCCCCGGACTCGAAGACCCGATGGTCGAACCCGAATACCAGTTTGCGAACGTCGTCGAACACCTCAAATGGTGCGCGGAAATCGTGGAAAAGGCGGGGCTGATTATCGTGCTTGAACCCCTCAACATCAAGAACCACCCCAGCCTCTGGCTCAAACGCATTCCGCAGGCGTACGCGCTCTGCAAGGCGGTCGGCAGCCCGAACGTCAAGATTCTCGACGACCTCTACCACCAGCAGATTACCGAGGGCAACCTCATCATGAACATCGACGCCGCGTGGGACGAAATTGCATACTTCCAGCTCGGCGACGTTCCGGGGCGCAAAGAACCGCTCACGGGCGAAATCAACTTCAAAAACGTATTCCAGCACATTTGGAACAAGGGCTACCGCGGAATCATCGGCATGGAACACGGACAGAGCGACAGAACCGCCGCGGGCGACAAGAAACTGCTCGACGCCTACCGCGCAGTGGACGTCGCATAGGCGGCGATTCCAAGCAGGCGTTTTCATGGGCGGACTTCCCCGTTGCGGGAAGCCGCCTTTTTTGTTCCGCGCAACCGCCCCGCCCGCCGCACAATTTTGAGCAATAAACAAAAATTAGCTTGAAGTCGGCGCGCCATTTTTTTACATGTTTATATTTCAACAAAGAACGCGCGGAACGCCCGCCGTTCGGGAAAACACTGTTATCAACTGCTATCTATTATGAGAAAGAAACTGCCGACACTCGCGGCGGCGTTGCTCTTCGCCGCCCTGCCCGCGCTGGGCAACATGGAAACGGTTTTCGAGGAAGACTTCGAAAATCCCGAAACGAGCAAATTCGCGGAAGTCGCAAAATTCGAGCCTGAAATCGCCACGGAAGTCGCGGGCAGCAAGGCGATATCGGGCAACGGCTCGATGATGTTCGACACGCGCGGAAAAAACTGGGGCTGGCAATCTATATGCACCATTCCGCTGAACAAGGAGGGAATTTACAGACTCTCGCTAACATGCAAACTGCTCGAAACCGAAAATAACAAACACGTGGCAGTCGCAGTCGCCATGCGCGAAATCAAGAACGGGGAAAAGACGCGCATCTCCGCCCGCTGGATTCAGAAAGACAACAAAAAGGACCATAAAAAAGCGCAGAGAATAGAAGTCGCCGGCAGGCTTCCGTCAAATTCGGGCGAATTCGACATCGTCGCCGAGCGCGGAATTAAAATCGAAATCGACGACATCAAAATCGAAAAATTCACCGCCGACCCCAAGGGCGCGTGGATGTTCGACAACGACGCGTTCATCGGCATGACATTCACGCCCGCCAACCCCGAATTCCACAACTTCAAGGAGAAATTCCTGAACTACTCGAAGGAGGAGTTCTTCCCGTTCATCGACAAGTACGGACAATTCAAACACAAAGACTGGATTGACAAAATCACCTGCGACGAAGACTTCGCAAAACGCATGGAGGCGGAAAAGAAGTTCTACAAGAAAATCGGAAAAATCCCCAACCGCGACCAGTTCTGCGGGCTCGTTCGGGAAGACCAAAAATACGAAGCTACGGGGCACTTCCGCGTGCAGAAAATCGACGGCAAATGGTGGTTTATCGACCCCGAGGGCAACCTGTTCTGGTCGTTCGGCATAACCTGCGTCGGCAACCTCGACCTCACGCCGATTACCGACCGCGAATCGTACTTCGAAGACGTCTCCGACAAACGCTTCATGAAAAAATCGAACTGGGGACTGCACTACTATAAAGACAAAGTTTACGACTCCTACGGATTCCTCGAACGCAACCTCGTGGCGAAATACGGCGACAATTACAGGGAAGTTTACGGAGACGTCTCCGACGAGCGCATGCGCATGTGGGGCTTCACAACCTACGGGTGCTGGTCGCAACACTACATCATAAGCAGGGGCAACTTCCCGTTCACGGCGATTGCGACGTCGGGCAAGGCGGAAAGCTTCAAGACCGACGTAAAAATACACGCATATTGGCGCGACTTCCCCGACTTCTTTACGCCCAATTTCGAGGAAAACACCTTCAAACGCGTAGCGCAGCTTTC
The Opitutia bacterium KCR 482 genome window above contains:
- a CDS encoding sugar phosphate isomerase/epimerase, with the protein product MKRVLIYMMAALLMFGCCPSKQGETKPQRKVGVAMFTFYKRNLDEVIPLLKDMGVDAIGLSSTALSAKFPKVKTGPEMNAEQKAYLKKLLADNGIKIASFGVRTPTEEAKIKEMCEFAKEFDIPLILTESVGSTIGLWDKYCQQYGLKMALHNHASDIVKRNSYFNPNITRAAIGDYKNVYACPDNGHYARSGIQGVAAYKILEGKIAMLHFKDMSKFDDLKAKTVPYGKGVLDLPALLAELDRQKYDGYFMIEYEDNFANNLAEVKECVEYLRSH
- a CDS encoding TIM barrel protein; translated protein: MMDRRQFAKTALAAAATATFAKGAFAAADPKSIASSTAPYKCKFSPNLGHCKASTQGLSEVDKIKFFYDCGFRGLEDNGMPNRKVEIQEAMAKQMSKLGMEMGVFVAHAEWKNASMTGNRLDLSKRVVDKKACRAYWKEKMEKAVEVGKRVNAKWCTVVPGLEDPMVEPEYQFANVVEHLKWCAEIVEKAGLIIVLEPLNIKNHPSLWLKRIPQAYALCKAVGSPNVKILDDLYHQQITEGNLIMNIDAAWDEIAYFQLGDVPGRKEPLTGEINFKNVFQHIWNKGYRGIIGMEHGQSDRTAAGDKKLLDAYRAVDVA
- a CDS encoding sugar phosphate isomerase/epimerase, whose product is MKKIIALLAMATLLFGCASSEKTEQQPKHRNVAVQMYTFNKFTLEEAVNKVKDLGLDGVECYPKQRLSDKFPGVLTNQYMTEEQKAFMKKLFKDANLKLVSFGVAYANNEKEIEDLCKFVKEFGCDRVLTECPVGLFPVWEKVGKKYGVTMGIHNHNGPNKYWNPAYIFPLVKDYEFVKMNPDVGHMARAGINPIDALKTYEGKISSVHFKDLSEICAKNKPAVYGKGVLDTKGMLAELDRQGYKGFFIIEYETKFEDNLAEVKECLNYLRNH
- a CDS encoding beta-galactosidase, whose product is MRKKLPTLAAALLFAALPALGNMETVFEEDFENPETSKFAEVAKFEPEIATEVAGSKAISGNGSMMFDTRGKNWGWQSICTIPLNKEGIYRLSLTCKLLETENNKHVAVAVAMREIKNGEKTRISARWIQKDNKKDHKKAQRIEVAGRLPSNSGEFDIVAERGIKIEIDDIKIEKFTADPKGAWMFDNDAFIGMTFTPANPEFHNFKEKFLNYSKEEFFPFIDKYGQFKHKDWIDKITCDEDFAKRMEAEKKFYKKIGKIPNRDQFCGLVREDQKYEATGHFRVQKIDGKWWFIDPEGNLFWSFGITCVGNLDLTPITDRESYFEDVSDKRFMKKSNWGLHYYKDKVYDSYGFLERNLVAKYGDNYREVYGDVSDERMRMWGFTTYGCWSQHYIISRGNFPFTAIATSGKAESFKTDVKIHAYWRDFPDFFTPNFEENTFKRVAQLSKLINMPACVGVFVDNELPWQFKPLTTIRALLGCPATQYSKIEFRKDLEAKYGTIEKLNEAWNAKYASWDDFLAKRDFFPRTKAGETDMLAFEEKIYVRYFKTCRDAVKAAAPNTLYLGCRFAWRNTLVEKVASRYCDVISYNVYSDNITAFSPVKGCEDKPSLIGEFHFGNTDKGVYGGGLNPRVTVEARKKAFENYAISAFENPNVVGAHWFQWFDLCTAGRFNAANYAIGFVDICDTPDYVIVKAARKLSQKMYKLRLKGGQSTTQSVESTKAVIDLDEK